From Nonlabens sp. Ci31, the proteins below share one genomic window:
- a CDS encoding acetyl-CoA carboxylase carboxyltransferase subunit alpha, which produces MEYLEFELPIKELEEKHQQTITLGEESDVDVSATIKQIEKKLKATRKDIYANLTAWQRVQMSRHPSRPYTLDYIKAICGDTWLELHGDRNVKDDKAMIGGLGKIGDQSFMFIGQQKGFNTKTRQYRNFGMANPEGYRKALRLMKSAEKFGVPVVALIDTPGAYPGLEAEERGQGEAIARNILEMTRLKVPIIVMIIGEGASGGALGIGVGDKVVMLENTWYSVISPESCSSILWRSWEYKERAADALKLTSTDMKKLKLVDEILKEPEGGAHKDRETTFKSVAECIVRYYEELKVLSPKDLVEQRMDKYANMGVFKG; this is translated from the coding sequence ATGGAATATTTAGAATTTGAATTACCGATTAAAGAGCTGGAAGAAAAACACCAGCAAACGATTACTTTAGGTGAAGAGAGTGATGTTGATGTAAGTGCAACGATCAAGCAAATAGAGAAAAAGCTTAAGGCAACCCGTAAAGATATATATGCCAACTTAACAGCATGGCAACGTGTGCAGATGTCTCGTCATCCTAGCCGTCCTTATACTTTAGATTATATCAAGGCTATTTGTGGAGATACTTGGCTAGAATTACACGGTGATCGCAATGTAAAAGACGACAAGGCGATGATAGGTGGACTGGGTAAGATAGGCGACCAAAGCTTTATGTTTATAGGTCAGCAAAAAGGCTTTAATACCAAAACACGTCAGTACCGCAACTTTGGTATGGCAAATCCAGAAGGTTACCGCAAGGCACTTCGTTTAATGAAAAGTGCCGAGAAATTTGGTGTGCCGGTTGTGGCACTCATCGACACTCCAGGTGCCTATCCAGGCCTTGAAGCAGAAGAACGCGGTCAAGGAGAAGCGATCGCAAGAAATATTCTTGAAATGACGCGTCTTAAAGTGCCTATTATAGTAATGATTATAGGTGAAGGAGCAAGTGGTGGCGCACTAGGTATAGGTGTAGGAGATAAAGTAGTCATGTTAGAAAATACATGGTACTCTGTAATCTCACCAGAATCTTGTTCTTCTATTTTATGGAGAAGCTGGGAATACAAAGAAAGAGCTGCAGACGCTTTAAAGTTGACCTCTACAGACATGAAGAAATTAAAGCTAGTAGATGAAATTCTTAAAGAACCAGAAGGTGGTGCTCATAAGGATAGAGAGACTACTTTTAAATCTGTAGCAGAATGTATCGTGAGATATTATGAAGAATTAAAAGTCCTATCTCCTAAAGACCTCGTAGAACAACGCATGGATAAATATGCTAATATGGGAGTTTTTAAGGGGTAA